The sequence GGTAACTCACTACTGGCAACTGATACTGATAACTAATTATTGTTAACTGGACAAAACCCACTCATACCCTTTTTTGAGCTTTTCTTTTGCTGCTTTTTCAAGAATACTACCGTGAGCTACAATCACTCTTTCAAAGTCCCAGTTAAGCACTGTTTGAATAGATTCTTTGACCTTTGCTTTTTCTTGTATTGCTAATTTTTCTAATATTGAAGGTTCCAGTTTCTTGTAACCTCCGATAACTCTCATAGTTAGCTGGGTTGTAAAAGGAAAACTATCATCAAAATAGAAAGCTGTATCCGTTAAAATCAAACTTTGACTTTCTCTGTGAAAGAAAACAATTTCATTTAAACTAGAGACTCCTTTCAAGTCCAATATTTTAAACCCTGCAAATAAAAAATATTCAATTTCGTCTTCTTGCCCAAGTGTACCTTGCCTAAGAACGTCGTCAATTTTAATATCTGGACGTTTAGATTCTAAACCCGGAGCAGCGAAAATCTTAGCATTAGGATAAATAGACTTGAAATCAGAAATAGAAAGATGATGATAAAGATTAGGAGCAATTATCTGACTTACTTCTCCAATATCGTTGATTTGATTAATAGTTGCTTCATCAACCATTATTGGGGAAATAACTACAATTTCACCGCTTTTGTGGCGAATAACAGTCATTCTCGTACCAACTTCCAAGCCCCAATATCTTAATTTTTGTTCGGCAACCCAGATGTTGCTATCGACTTTCTTCAGCATAGTCAATCACCTATAAGGGAACAAAACATAAGCATAAAAGACAAGGAGATTGAGAAGTAAGGAATTAGTAATTAAAATTTACAGATTCTTTATTGGCTAGCCACTACTCAATCCAGGGTACCCCACTCTGTAGACTCATTTCATATGTACGGATGCATAAATATGCTAAAAAGCTAGTGCTTTACGGTCATAAAAGAAATATTTTTTATACTTTGGATTAAAAAATACAACTTCTCCCAATGACTGATGGCATTGTCTATTAGTGGGATTAGAATATAACAAACTTTTATGCAGCGTAATTATTTTTACGCAAAAAAATGTTTTCTATTTTACTATTATATATTTGAGCAAAGTCAACACAGATGAGAAATAAACCGAAATTAAGTAATTTAAAATATTTCAAGCCAGTAACAGTAATAATTATTATCTTAATGCTGGTGTTAGGCTTACAGTTGTCACCAGCAGTAGCACAATCAAATCAATCTGCTCCAGTAGCTATTGATGGTATAAAAATTTTTGAAGTTAATAATACTATTGATAAAAAAGCCAAAGATAGGGCTTACATTATTAATAATATTCTTCAAGATGCAGTTAACTCTAAAAACATTCCAGAAATAAAGGTTGAAAAAGGTGATAATATTGCAAAAATACTAGTCGGTGATAATCAACAATTTACCATTACTAGTAAAGACGTAGTTTCTGGAGAAAGTCCCAACGAACAAGCCAAAAAATGGGCGGATGACATTCGCGAAAAAATTAATCGAGCCAGAAAAGAAAGGAGTGAAGAATTTATTAGCAGAACATTAATTGCAAGTTTTATGATTGTGGCACTTACTGCCGCATTGCATTGGGTTTTAGGAAGAGTTTGGAGTATTTTTGAGCGTAATGTTTCACCTCTAATACATTCTGAAGAATCTTCCGAGCAAAATCAGCAGCAAAGCAGCTTAAATATATTATTAAAAGCAACTTTGTTCTTAACCCGTACAGCACTTTGGATAAGTATAAGTCTTTATATTACCAATTTATTTCCCCTAACCAGACAATGGAGTTATGATATTGCCGCTATTATACGGGATAGCTTAACTTCTCCAATTTTCAAAGACTTCTCAATTACAAATATTTTAGTTTTAATCGGTTTGTTTTTGGGGTTAATTGTAGTTGCGGGTGCAGTTACTAATATATTGCGATCGCGAATTTTGCGACTATTGCGAATCAGTCGGGGAGCGCAAGAAGTTATCGCAATTGTTTTTAAATATACGTTAATTGGAATCGGTTCGGTTGTTCTGCTGCAAATTTTTGGAGTTGATTTAAGTTCTTTAGCAATTTTAGCTAGTGCTTTGGGTGTCGGTATAGGTTTTGGTTTCCAAGATATCGCCAAAAACTTTGGTAGCGGGCTTGTATTATTATTTGAAAGACCAATTCAACCAGGTGACTTTATTGAAGTTGGCAAATATATGGGTACAGTAGAAACTATTGGTGCCCGTAGCGTGACTATTCGTACTTTAGATAGAGTTTCAATAATTGTACCGAACTCGCGTTTTTTAGAAGATGAAGTCATAAATTGGAGCCACCACAACCCAATTTCTCGGATTCATATACCAGTAGGAGTTTCTTATAGTGCTGATGTCAAAATCGTTAAAAAAGCACTTTTAGAAGCAGGAAAAAATCATCCAGAAGTAATTTCAGTACCCCAACCTCAAGTATTGTTTACCGGATTTGGTGACAGTTCGTTAGATTTTGAATTACTAGTATGGATAGATGCACCCAGTCATCAAGTATCTATAAAAAGCGATTTATGTTTCAGAATTGAAGCAACTTTGAAACAATATCATATTGAAATCCCATTCCCACAAAGAGACTTACATTTACGTACCGGAGAATTACCTGTCAAACTTTCAGCAGAAGTAGAACAAGCTATATTAAGACAACAGAATGGGCATAGGGCATAGGGCATAGGGCATAGGAATTGAATATATTTAAAAGCATCCGATTTTTATCAAGATATCGGTAGTGGGAGCATCTTGCTCCCATTTATATTCCCTACTTACATAAATCAAAAAATCACATTTATAAAAATAGCGGGCAATATGCCCGCGCTACAATGCCCAATGCCCCATGCCCAATTAACAATTCTAAATTGTCACCGGAGCTTCAATATAAATATTTGGCTCTTGCATAACAAACTCAATACCAAAATTATTTAATTGGTGAGAAACCTTTTCGTTCGCTAAATTTACTAATTGCTTTCTTAGCTCAAGAGAATTTTGGTTTGAACCTAAAAGGAAGAAAGTAATTCTAGCTCTAGTACGCTCCGGTTGTGAATCTTTATCAGCAGCAAGAAGAGTAGTTGAAGAATTGATTTCCTCTGTATTCTCAATTTTTTGATTATCGTTGATATTTACATCACTATTTGAGTTTGAGTCTTCAAAAACTACTTTTGTAGTATCGGGTTCTACTCCAAAAAGCGATTCCATACTTTCTTCAACGACTTGTCTTACTAAAGCTTGTCCTTTATCTAATAGCTTCTGATTGAAGTCAAAATAAAGCAATACCATGACTTTTTTACCGCGAGTCACATTTTCTACTTCCACATTCGCTAATATCGAGTTAGGCACAATTACCAAAGTGCTTTTACCAGAAGAACGAATTTTAGTAGAGCGAAATCCGATAGATTCAACTCTTCCATAAATACCATCGGTAAACTTACCACCTGGAGGTAAATGTATATATTCACCGGTGATAAAAGGTCTGTCTAAATATATAACAATAGTACCTAAAAATTGCTCTAAAGTTTTTTGAGCCGCAAAAGCAACAGCTAATCCACCAATTCCCAAACCGGTGATTAAGCCTACTAAATTGAATCGCTCGTTGGCAAAAACTAAAATAGCAGTAAATCCGATAATTACATTTACTATAGTTTCTAATATCAACAGTAAATCGTCGGCTTGATAACCTAATTTACGAATAATAGCTACGCCATAAGTTCTGATTAGCTGTCGAAAAACTCCTGAAGCTAATATCGCAATGCTAAGAATAACTGCTAATTCAATTATACTTTTTAATAATGCATAAAATCCTTGGTATTGAGAAATTAAACCGACAGATAATAAAAGTAAAATAGAAGTTCCAGCCCATTTTAATGGCTGCCGATTTGTATAGATCAACTTTTGATAGATATCAGCTACTTGTGGAGGTAAGAAACGCTTAATAGCTATCTGAATTAGTGAAGGAGTGTATCTGCCTATTAAAAAAGCAGCTATTACACACACAATAAATATTTCTACGTTACGAATATCTTCTCGCAATAGAAAATCAGATATTTGGTTAACAATATTCATAGTTTTCTCTAGATTGTAACGGGTGCATCTACGTAGATAGTCGGTTCTTCTATTTCAAAATCAATGCCATAACCTTTGAGCTTTTGATTAATAGTTTCTGTTGCCATATCAAGTAATTGACGGCGTAATTCCATTGATACTTTGCCAGAATCTAAGATGAATAAGCTGACTTGAGCTTGAGTTTTTAGTTGAGATTCTTGATTTGTGGTTCTAAAATCTATCCGAGTACTGCGCGAATCAAGACCAAAAATATCTTTTGTACCTGTCAAAACAACTTGCTCTATTAATGCTTGTTCTTTAGGTTCAACTTTACGATTGAAGTTTAAATAAAGAATAGAAATAACCTTTTTGGCACCAGAGAAATTCTCGATATTCATTTGGGTGAGAGAATTATTCGGAATTACGATTACCGTTCCTTTACCTGAAGTACGAATTTTTGTGGAGCGCCATCCAATCGACTCAACTCGTCCAAAAGTTCCATCTGGTAAGCCAATATAGTCATCAATAAAAAAGGGATGATCCACATATAATACGACTCCACTTAGAAGTTGCTCTATTGTTGTTTTAGATGCAAAAGCAACTGCGACACCTCCAATACCCAAGCTAGCTAATAAGCTTAATATGTTTATGTTATGGGTTACAGCAAAGAAAATAATCCCGGCAAAAATAATTGCTAAGTAAGCCGTGTACTTTCCTAAATTTAGTAGTTCGCTATTAGCCTTTCGACCACTTTTTAGTGCAGATTCTAAAATATAATCATCTATATACTTGCCAAATATTCTAATAACTAACCAGCAAGCTTCTATAGTCAAAATGAAGCTAATAATCTTTTCGATAACTGGATAATCATCTAGCACCGGGATAAATAAAGCAACAATGTCTAAGAAACCTAAACCGAAAGCAATTCCAATTAAATGTCTGTAAGGTTGCAATAAATTTGCGATTTTTTCTCCAGCTTCAGAAGAAACAAATAGACTTAAGGAAAACTTAGCTATACGAGGAAAAATACAACCAATAAAAAATGCTACCGAGCTAAGAACTCCGATAAAAAAAGTCAATTGAATTTTGGGACTAAACAAAATATTATTTGACAAAAGTTCTATCATCAAAAAATCTCCTAAATGTGAACTATATGTTTATCCGAAGCAATATTTTTCACATATTGCTTCTGCACTAAAAACTGAGAACATGTAGGCGCGAACTAATATATTTTCGGTTTGCTCTGTGCGACTAAAAATGTAAAATGTATAAACCACTCATTGCGTCTCTACAATGTCTATGCTGTTGGTTTACTATTTATAATTGATAGAAATAACAAGTAATCTAATTAATTAGGTGGTGTTTTGAATTACATAAAAGTATCTATTTCCCAAAAGTATAAGTATAGCTTAGACTTAGATACGCTTGTCATAGATTACTCAGCTTATTACTAGTTCACTCTAAATCATCTATGTATATGCCACTTTTGTCTGCCAACTATATTACTTATGATTATTGATGCTGAAATAAAAAATTCAAAGTAAATATTTAAATCGGAACATCCTAATTTTCACCAAACATTGTTCCGACACCCCGGTAAAGACTGAGCATTAAGGCGGGCTTGCTTGTCGTAACTCCAGGCTTATACCTGTAGGATTTTGAAAATTAGCATTACAGAGTAACTCGGGTTAAAATATTTTTTCAAAACTGGGATACAACAGTCTCAATTCTATTTTTTTACACTTAACTACTTGACATCCAAATTATGAGCGATGCATATAATAGACTCGCACCTTTTATTAAAGAATACATTTATAACAATAATTGGACGGAATTAAGACCAGTACAAGCTGCCGCCTGTAAAGTTATATTTGATACCGAGTCTCATTTATTAATAGCCGCAGGAACAGCTTCAGGTAAAACAGAAGCAGCTTTTCTACCTGTTTTAACTCACCTATACGAAAAACCTTCTAACAGTATAGGAGCAATTTATATAGGTCCAATTAAAGCATTAATTAACGACCAATTTGAACGTCTGAATGACTTGTTAAGAGAAGCTGATATTCCGGTTTACCATTGGCATGGAGATGTTCCTCAAGCTAGAAAAAAGCAACTTTTAAAAAATCCTTCTGGTATTTTGCAAATAACGCCTGAGTCTTTAGAAAGTTTGTTAATCAACAAGCATGATGACTTAATGCGACTTTTCGGTGATGTGCGCTTTGTAGTCATTGATGAAATTCATGCTTTTATGGGTACTGAAAGAGGCTGCCAAATTCTTTGTCAGCTAGAAAGATTGGCAAATATAACTAAAAATCAACATCGTAGAATTGGTTTGTCTGCAACTTTAGGAGACTATTCTCTTGCAGAAGATTGGCTAAGCTCCGGTACGGATAAATCAACGATTACACCACAGGTTGAAGCCGCAAAAAGACAAATAAAATTAGCTTTAGAACACTTTTATATTCCAGAGGAAGCTGACGCGTCTGAAGTTACAGATTGCGACAAATATATTTTTAATTTGAGTCAATCCCGTAAATGTCTTATCTTTGCTAACAACAAATCGCAAACCGAATCTGTAATTGCTTCCTTGCGTCAAATCGCTGCGAGTCAAAGACAACCGGATATTTATCACGTCCATCATGGCAGTATATCGGCTCCTCTGCGTCAAATTGCCGAAAATGCCATGCGAGAACCATTCAAACCTGCCGTGACTGCTGCAACCTTGACTTTAGAAGTAGGAGTAGATATTGGTTATTTGCAGCGAGTAATTCAGTTAGAATCACCTGCTTCTGTAGCAAGTTTTTTACAACGTTTAGGACGTACCGGAAGAAGGGGTGAACCGGCAGATATGCGCTTTGTTTGCCCGGAAAAGCAGCCAGCTTTAGAAGCACCACTTCCCAAACAAATTCCCTGGCAACTTTTACAGTCTATAGCCACGATTCAACTGTATCTTGAAGATAGATGGATTGAACCAATTCAACCAATTAAATACCCGTTAAGTCTGCTGTATCATCAAACTATGAGCATATTGGCTGCAACAAAAGAAATTTCACCACCAGCCCTTGCCAAAAAGGTATTTAACTTATCATCTTTTCAATATATATCCCAAGAAGATTATAAATTATTGCTGCGTTACTTAGTCAGCATTGACCATATTAATAAAACTGAAGAAGGGAAATTGATACTGGGTTTAGCAGGTGAGAAAATAGTTAAAAGATTTCAATTTTATGCAGTCTTCCCCGAAACCCTCGAATTCACCGTTAAACATGATTCAATAGATATTGGTACCATTGTCATCATGCCTAAAGTCGGCAGTCAATTCGGCTTAGCAGGAAAAACCTGGCAAGTCTTAGATGTAGATTTTGCTAAAAAAACAATATTTGTGAAGCAGGTAGAAGGCAAAGCCGGTATTTTTTGGCGCGGTGGCAGCGGTACAATTCACAGCAAAATCTTAGAACGGATGCGTAGTGTTTTATTAGAGGATATAGAGTATGCCTATTTACAAACAAATGCGAAAAAAAGATTGCAATCAGCCCGTCAATTAGCTTCAGATTTTGAATTAGATAAACGTAATATTATTAAATTAGAAAAAGGTAAATGCTGCATCTTTCCTTGGATGGGTACGGTGGCTTACAACACTTTACAAAGATTGCTCAATAATTTTTGTCGAGAATCCTTAGAAATTAAATCTCTCGGTGGCGTTAACCCTTATTTCATTATCCTAAAATTAGGAAAAGGTAAATTTGAACAGCTTGAAACAGAAATTTTATCATTGTGCCAGCAACGTATAGTCAACGAACATTTAGTCGCAGATGCAGAAGCGCCAGAAATACAGAAATTCGATAAATTTATTCCTCATCCGTTGTTAAGAACAGCTTTTGCAAGCGATTATTTAAATATAGAAGAAGTTAGGCAGCAAGTCGCACTTTGGTAAAGGCTAATCTACTCGTACTCTGGCTGGGAACCGATGTTACTGGTTCCTAGTCTCTGGCTGGGAACCCATGTATGGAAGGCTCTGCCTTCTTTTTGCTTAGGAGGCAGAGCCTCTTGAAAATGCATTACAAGGCTCTGCCTTGTAACGAGGACATAAAAGTTTAAAATCCAAAATTCCATGTACGATTATGTCATTGTTGGTGCTGGCTCTGCTGGCTGCGTATTAGCAAACCGTCTTACAGAAAATCCTCGAATTAAAGTTTTACTTTTAGAAGCAGGCAACCCCGATAAATCTCACAAAATTCACATTCCTGCTGGCTATCCAGATTTATTTAAAACTAAATACGATTGGGCTTTTTTTACAGAAAAACAACCATCATTAAATAACCGTCAACTTTATTATCCTCGGGGAAAAGTGCTGGGTGGAAGTAGTTCGATTAATGCCATGATTTATATTAGAGGTAATTGTACCGACTACGATAACTGGCAGAATTTAGGCAATCAAGGATGGAGCTATCAAGAAGTACTTGCTTATTTTAAAAAAGCCGAGGATCAATCTAGAGGTGTCAGCGAATATCATCATATAAAAGGTCCTCTTCACGTCACTGATTCGCGCGATCGCAATCTTCTCTCAGAAGTTTTTATCAAAGCTGCAACAGAATTTGGATTGGTTCGCAATGATGATTTTAATGGCAAACAGCAGGAAGGAGTAGGCTTTTATCAAGTTACACAAAAAAATCAGCAACGTCACAGTGCTGCAACAGCTTATTTAAAACCAATACTATCTAGAAAAAATTTAACTGTCAAAACTAATTCCCTTGTTACGGGTTTACTATTTGAGGGCAAGCGAGTTACTGGTTTAACTTATCAAAATCAAAATCAGATACAGCATCAAATTAAAGTTAATAAAGAAATTATCTTAAGTGCTGGAACCATTAATTCCCCTCAAATATTAATGCTTTCCGGAATTGGTTGTGCAAAACATCTCAAATCATTGAATATTCCGGTATTAATTAATTTACCCGGTGTCGGAAAAAATTTACAAGACCATTTATCTGTTTCTATTGCTTATAAATGCACAAAACCTATTACTTTAGCTAATCTCGAACATCCATATAACATTCTTAAATATCTCGTATTTAAAAAAGGTGCATTAACATCAAACATTTCCGAAGCCGGAGGTTTTTTAAAAATAGCAGAAAAATTAGATAACCCAAACCTTCAATTACATTTTGTTCCCGGATGTTTAATAAACCACGGTTTTATTAAGCGAAAAGAACATGGATTTACTTTATGTCCAACTCTGTTATATCCTCAAAGTAAAGGTCAAATTACTCTACGCTCAAAGAATCCCTTACAACCACCATTTATTCAACCTAATTATTTGACAAATCAAGAAGATCTGGAAGTTTTATTCGCAGGTGTAAAAATCAGCCGTCAAATCTTACAGCAAAAAGCATTTGACAAATTTAGAGGTGAAGAAATCGTCCCCGGTTTTCAGATAAAATCAACCGAAGATATTTGTGCTTTTATCCGTAATACCGCAGAAAGTTTATATCATCCAGTAGGAACTTGTAAAATGGGCAATGACTCAATGTCAGTAGTTAATTCAAACCTACAAGTGCATCGAATAAAAGGACTAAGAGTTGTAGACGCTTCAATCATGCCCGCTATTATTGGCGGCAATACCAATGCTCCTACAATTATGATTGCCGAGAAAGCTGCTGATATGATTAAATCCACAAACACTGATTTAGAATCATAATTCCAGTTACTGTGGGAGTGAAAATGTATTTAATAAATTCATAACTCAGAATTAACCTTGCCTGTGACATAAATCGGTATTATGACTTCGGATAGATACAAAGTATGTGTTCTTTACGAAGGAAGTACGAACTAAATTATGAATCATTAAAAATCGATTTAGTGTTTGATTTCAAAAGTTATAGCATTATGTAATACCAGTTAAGACATTAATCAAGGCTGAAATGTATGACTTTTAAACCTTTGATATTTAACCTTTAACCTTTAACCTTTGCGTAGCGTTATAACTAGTAAGAAAAGCTTGTATAATGATAGAATTTCATCTATCACGAGGCATAGCTAGTTATTTAATATACTGCTACTCAAGATTGATTTTGATACGCTAGGAGTATTGAAGTAATGGGCTTTATTAATTTATGCACTGGTTACTGACCGGACCATTAACTGTAGAAAAAATCACAGTTCGGATTCCAGATTTGCCAGCATCCTTAAAAGGTATCCGTATAGTGCAGATGACAGATTTTCACTATGACGGCTTACGTCTATCAGAAAAAATGTTAGAAAAAGCCATAATTGCTAGCAACGAAGCCGAACCTGATATAGTTGTTCTGACTGGCGATTATGTAACTGATGACCCCAGTCCAATCAATAAATTAGTTCTTCAACTTAAGCATTTACAAAGTCAATTCGGTACTTATGCAGTGCTTGGCAATCACGATATATATTATGCCCATTCAAAAGCAGAAATTACATCTGCTTTTACCAGAGTTGGAATTAAAGTACTCGAAAATAGCATTGCCTACCCATTCGGAAAAGAGTTGCCACTAGTAGGAATTGGTGAATATTGGTCTCCTCATTTTCATCCCGAATTAGTCATGAACCAATTAGATCCAGCACAACCGTGCATAGTTCTATCTCATAATCCCGATACCGCCGGTATTTTACAAAAATGGCGAGTAGATTTACAGTTATCAGGTCATACTCATGGTGGTCATATTGTAATTCCTGGTATTGGTCCTGCTATAGCTGCCTATAGCAATATAGTTCGCAGCGTACCGAAAAAAATGCGCCGTCGGATGCCTTTAGTAAAAACAGAGTTTTTCAATGTTGTCAGAAATTGGCAATGGGCTAAAGGATTTCATCGAATCGGCAGCAATCAACTCTACATTAACCGTGGCTTAGGAACTTATTTACCAGGAAGGCTGTTCTGTAATCCAGAAGTTACCCTTATTACCTTGGAGTGAAAGATGAATTGATTGCGATTGATTTTAAATTCAATAGCAAGAAGTTTCACACCTACTCATAGAGAAATATAGGTACCTTGCAATAGTCCATCAGGATTTGTATTCGATTGAACGTAAACCTAAGCAACAAGAAAAATCAGCGGCATATTACGTAATTAAAATTACTTACAAAAAGATAAGTATGAAATATTTTATACTGTTGCTTTTTGGCTGTTGCAATCGGTTTTTACTGGTTTCATTTATTAAGAGTGTAAGCTAAATTCTTAATAATCCAAATCGAAAACCATACAAACGCAGTACACCTGATGAGACTTTCAATATGAACGAGACACAAGCCCCCCCAAAACCAGCTACAGGGCGACTTTAATCAGTTTACATATCTCCTAGACAAGATAGCTTCGGCGGAATTCTCTCAAGAGCCATTCAGGCATTTAGAAATATTAGATTTCTTTTCAGAAGAGCATTTTAATTTGGTAATTACTTCAAGTCAAGTAGCAATTCCAACAGCGAAGGATACAAAAGCTTTAATTGATGCTCTTTCAGGTAAAGGATATTCACCTATACCTTTTCCAGGATGTACAACATCAGTGGACGATTACTTAAATTGGCTAAAAGGTAAATCAAATTACGAGAATAATGAAATATGCGAAGGTTTTGGCATTGCACTTCGTCTTCAAAATTCTCAGGACAAAATCCTAGTAGAACTGAATAACTTTTTTAAGTCTGCTATTTTTCAAAAAACAATTGAGGACAAATTCGGCATTACAAGGCTTACTACCATTGATTCAGGTCTTCAAAAATACCTTCATGGATACGAAATCAGTCCCCATCCAGATATTCGCAAAAAAGCAGTAACGTACATGCTTAATGTAAACCCCTCTGCGAATTCTGAAGATTTAGACATTCATACTCATTACCTTACTTTTAAGCCGACTAAGCAATTTATTGGAGAATTCTGGCATCACAACGAAGATTATGACAGGTGTTGGGTGCCTTGGGAATGGTGCAATTCTATTAAAGAACAACGACGGAATAATAGTATTGTAATCTTTGAACCATCTTGGGATACATTGCACGCTATCAAATTAAACTACGATCACCTGCAAACCCAAAGAACTCAGTTTTACGGAAATTTATGGTACAAAGATATTTCTCCCCTTGCAAAACCTCATCACGACCAATTTGATATTCAGCCTAATTCCGAACGAAGAACAAAAATCCGCAAGTCAATCATTCAAAAAGTACTTTCGCGTCTTGGTTATTAAAACCATTCATAATTTTTTTGATATTTGAAAAAATATGTCCTCAATATTGCACTGCAATAGCTTTATTGGATAATTTTGTATCAATAATAACCTAGAAACCTATAGCTCTTTCCACCAACTTAATCACAGATGATAAACTAAAGGCGCTGGTATAGAAGCAATATAAACCCTATGCATTGGTTGTTAACAGGTCCTTTGAGTGTAGAAAAACTTGTAGTTAAAATAGAGGGTTTACCAGCATCTACTAAGGGTACTCGGATAGTGCAGCTTTCTGACTTGCACTACGATGGTTTCAGGCTATCGGAAGAAATGCTAGAACAAGCCATAATTACCAGCAATAAAGCTGAACCAGATTTGGTTGTGTTGACTGGTGACTATATAACCGATGACCCCGCACCAATATATAAACTAGTAAAAAGACTGAAAAAAATAAAATCTCGCCTTGGTATATACGCCGTACTCGGCAATCATGATATTCGCCATCGTACTGCGAAAGCAGAAGTTATAGCAGCACTAAAAAGTATTGATATTAAAGTTCTGTGGAATGAAATTGCTTATCCTCTCGGGAAAGATTTACCATTAGTAGGCTTAGCTGAATACTGGTCTAAAGAATTTAATCCTGCATCGGTAATGAATCAATTAGACGCTGCGAAGCCATGTATTGTTTTATCCCATAATCCCGATACCGCCCAAATATTGCAGCAGTGGCGAGTTGATTTGCAACTATCTGGTCACAGTCACGGAGGACAAATTGTCTTACCAGATGTTGGACCTCTAGTAGTTTATTACAAAAAGTTTGTCCGTAAGATTCCTAAAGATGTGCGTCAATTAATTCCTTTTTTGCGACCAGATTACGTAAAAGTTCTTCGACATTGGGAATGGGCACAAGGATTTCACAAAGTAGGTAAAAATCAGCTATACGTTAATCGCGGCTTAGGAACATATTTACCAGGAAGACTTTTTTGTAATCCAGAAGTCACCGTAATTACCTTAAAATAAAGCCAAAACTAAAATAAACCGCTTTTATTTACGACCGAAAGATGTCAGTAACTAAAAGCGGTTTATTAAATATTTAGTAGATTGAGAAGAGTTGAAATTCAGAGTTTACTTTTAATATAGGGTGAACCGGAATCGCAATTTTAGAAACGTTTATTACTTGATTTACATCCTTAACTCACTTGCTACCCAAGCAGGCTACTCGTCTGCTTACCAAAACCTCCAAATTAACTTATTGATAGACTCAAGGCGAAAACACAGGATTGATTTTTCGGATGTAATAATCAACAAACTATTGCG comes from Rivularia sp. PCC 7116 and encodes:
- a CDS encoding mechanosensitive ion channel family protein, whose protein sequence is MIELLSNNILFSPKIQLTFFIGVLSSVAFFIGCIFPRIAKFSLSLFVSSEAGEKIANLLQPYRHLIGIAFGLGFLDIVALFIPVLDDYPVIEKIISFILTIEACWLVIRIFGKYIDDYILESALKSGRKANSELLNLGKYTAYLAIIFAGIIFFAVTHNINILSLLASLGIGGVAVAFASKTTIEQLLSGVVLYVDHPFFIDDYIGLPDGTFGRVESIGWRSTKIRTSGKGTVIVIPNNSLTQMNIENFSGAKKVISILYLNFNRKVEPKEQALIEQVVLTGTKDIFGLDSRSTRIDFRTTNQESQLKTQAQVSLFILDSGKVSMELRRQLLDMATETINQKLKGYGIDFEIEEPTIYVDAPVTI
- a CDS encoding mechanosensitive ion channel family protein; protein product: MRNKPKLSNLKYFKPVTVIIIILMLVLGLQLSPAVAQSNQSAPVAIDGIKIFEVNNTIDKKAKDRAYIINNILQDAVNSKNIPEIKVEKGDNIAKILVGDNQQFTITSKDVVSGESPNEQAKKWADDIREKINRARKERSEEFISRTLIASFMIVALTAALHWVLGRVWSIFERNVSPLIHSEESSEQNQQQSSLNILLKATLFLTRTALWISISLYITNLFPLTRQWSYDIAAIIRDSLTSPIFKDFSITNILVLIGLFLGLIVVAGAVTNILRSRILRLLRISRGAQEVIAIVFKYTLIGIGSVVLLQIFGVDLSSLAILASALGVGIGFGFQDIAKNFGSGLVLLFERPIQPGDFIEVGKYMGTVETIGARSVTIRTLDRVSIIVPNSRFLEDEVINWSHHNPISRIHIPVGVSYSADVKIVKKALLEAGKNHPEVISVPQPQVLFTGFGDSSLDFELLVWIDAPSHQVSIKSDLCFRIEATLKQYHIEIPFPQRDLHLRTGELPVKLSAEVEQAILRQQNGHRA
- a CDS encoding DUF4336 domain-containing protein yields the protein MLKKVDSNIWVAEQKLRYWGLEVGTRMTVIRHKSGEIVVISPIMVDEATINQINDIGEVSQIIAPNLYHHLSISDFKSIYPNAKIFAAPGLESKRPDIKIDDVLRQGTLGQEDEIEYFLFAGFKILDLKGVSSLNEIVFFHRESQSLILTDTAFYFDDSFPFTTQLTMRVIGGYKKLEPSILEKLAIQEKAKVKESIQTVLNWDFERVIVAHGSILEKAAKEKLKKGYEWVLSS
- a CDS encoding mechanosensitive ion channel family protein codes for the protein MNIVNQISDFLLREDIRNVEIFIVCVIAAFLIGRYTPSLIQIAIKRFLPPQVADIYQKLIYTNRQPLKWAGTSILLLLSVGLISQYQGFYALLKSIIELAVILSIAILASGVFRQLIRTYGVAIIRKLGYQADDLLLILETIVNVIIGFTAILVFANERFNLVGLITGLGIGGLAVAFAAQKTLEQFLGTIVIYLDRPFITGEYIHLPPGGKFTDGIYGRVESIGFRSTKIRSSGKSTLVIVPNSILANVEVENVTRGKKVMVLLYFDFNQKLLDKGQALVRQVVEESMESLFGVEPDTTKVVFEDSNSNSDVNINDNQKIENTEEINSSTTLLAADKDSQPERTRARITFFLLGSNQNSLELRKQLVNLANEKVSHQLNNFGIEFVMQEPNIYIEAPVTI
- a CDS encoding DEAD/DEAH box helicase, translating into MSDAYNRLAPFIKEYIYNNNWTELRPVQAAACKVIFDTESHLLIAAGTASGKTEAAFLPVLTHLYEKPSNSIGAIYIGPIKALINDQFERLNDLLREADIPVYHWHGDVPQARKKQLLKNPSGILQITPESLESLLINKHDDLMRLFGDVRFVVIDEIHAFMGTERGCQILCQLERLANITKNQHRRIGLSATLGDYSLAEDWLSSGTDKSTITPQVEAAKRQIKLALEHFYIPEEADASEVTDCDKYIFNLSQSRKCLIFANNKSQTESVIASLRQIAASQRQPDIYHVHHGSISAPLRQIAENAMREPFKPAVTAATLTLEVGVDIGYLQRVIQLESPASVASFLQRLGRTGRRGEPADMRFVCPEKQPALEAPLPKQIPWQLLQSIATIQLYLEDRWIEPIQPIKYPLSLLYHQTMSILAATKEISPPALAKKVFNLSSFQYISQEDYKLLLRYLVSIDHINKTEEGKLILGLAGEKIVKRFQFYAVFPETLEFTVKHDSIDIGTIVIMPKVGSQFGLAGKTWQVLDVDFAKKTIFVKQVEGKAGIFWRGGSGTIHSKILERMRSVLLEDIEYAYLQTNAKKRLQSARQLASDFELDKRNIIKLEKGKCCIFPWMGTVAYNTLQRLLNNFCRESLEIKSLGGVNPYFIILKLGKGKFEQLETEILSLCQQRIVNEHLVADAEAPEIQKFDKFIPHPLLRTAFASDYLNIEEVRQQVALW